Proteins encoded together in one Ogataea parapolymorpha DL-1 chromosome III, whole genome shotgun sequence window:
- a CDS encoding Ubiquitin activating enzyme (E1) subunit UBA3, protein MATILSRSGPFTDPDYTPEFGLESLVTSKVLVLGAGGLGCEILKNLVLSGFRHIECIDMDTIETSNLNRQFLFRSADVGKSKAIVACEFVSRRLARRGLTIVPHFCKIQDFDDDFYSQFSIIVCGLDSIEARRWMNEKLVSLAATTGHIIPWIDGGTEGFQGSVKLMIPTITACFECYMKLVPVQTTYPLCTLASTPRLPEHCIEWAHELEWPKRYPDMDFDADIPEHVDLMYQLAKERASQFGIEGVTKAKTLGVVKNIIPAIASTNAVIAAACCHECFKFVTSCAENMRDSMYYNGETGVVCVSDPYDKAADCAVCASLPQDYVIEEGCTLAQFVAGATQKFGLQQPLFFTAEGDLYNSKKPDAFVTDIPVVKLIPFADRVAKMQINIVDSSSPSTLKLVLRVE, encoded by the coding sequence ATGGCCACTATTCTTAGTCGGTCTGGTCCTTTTACAGACCCAGATTATACACCAGAATTTGGTCTAGAGTCCCTTGTTACGAGCAAGGTTCTTGTGCTCGGCGCAGGAGGGTTGGGATGCGAGATTTTAAAAAACCTCGTCCTCTCTGGGTTCCGCCATATTGAGTGCATTGACATGGATACGATCGAGACTAGCAACCTGAACCGCCAATTTCTGTTTCGATCCGCTGACGTGGGGAAGTCAAAGGCCATTGTCGCGTGCGAGTTTGTCTCCAGGCGCTTAGCACGCCGAGGACTAACCATTGTTCCTCACTTTTGCAAGATTCAAgactttgacgacgatttcTACTCGCAATTCTCCATTATCGTGTGTGGACTAGACAGTATTGAAGCCAGACGGTGGATGAATGAGAAGCTTgtgtctttggcagcaacCACGGGCCACATCATTCCCTGGATCGATGGAGGAACCGAAGGATTCCAGGGATCGGTCAAGCTCATGATCCCCACCATAACAGCGTGTTTCGAGTGCTACATGAAACTGGTTCCTGTCCAAACAACATACCCCCTGTGCACGCTGGCCTCAACGCCTCGATTACCGGAGCACTGCATCGAATGGGCTCATGAACTCGAATGGCCCAAACGCTACCCAGATATGGATTTCGACGCCGATATTCCTGAACACGTGGACCTCATGTACCAGCTGGCTAAGGAGCGCGCTAGCCAGTTTGGCATCGAGGGTGTCACGAAGGCCAAGACGCTCGGAGTGGTGAAAAACATCATTCCAGCAATTGCGTCGACAAACGCAGTCATTGCCGCCGCATGCTGCCACGAGTGCTTCAAATTTGTCACTTCGTGCGCGGAGAACATGCGTGACTCCATGTACTACAACGGAGAGACAGGAGTGGTGTGTGTTTCCGATCCGTACGACAAGGCCGCAGACTGTGCCGTGTGTGCCAGCTTACCTCAAGATTATGTCATTGAGGAGGGGTGCACGCTAGCCCAGTTTGTGGCCGGGGCCACACAGAAGTTTGGGCTCCAGCAGCCGTTGTTCTTCACAGCGGAGGGCGACTTGTACAACTCGAAAAAACCTGACGCTTTTGTGACGGATATTCCTGTGGTTAAATTAATTCCGTTCGCGGATCGAGTTGCCAAAATGCAAATTAATATCGTCGACAGTTCAAGTCCGTCCACGCTAAAGCTGGTACTCAGGGTGGAGTGA
- a CDS encoding Uroporphyrinogen decarboxylase, with the protein MFPPLKNDLILRAARGEAVERPPVWLMRQAGRYLPEYHEVKGNRDFFETCRDPEIASAITIQPIDHFDGLIDAAIIFSDILVIPQAMGMDVQMVDKVGPRFTDPLRVPEDLNRLHKNTDVAKELHWAFTSITTTRIKLQGRVPLLGFCGAPWTLMCYMIEGGGSKIYRFVKEWLFKYPEASHKLLQMITDVAVEFLALQVKAGAQMLQVFESWGGELSPADFREFSLPYLRQISQKLPLRLKELGITEKIPLTVFAKGSFYALDELCESGYDVVSLDWLYEPEEAVKVVNGRVALQGNLDPCVMYGSRETIRRKTEEMIKGFGGGKKNYIINFGHGTHPFMDPEQIRFFLEECHRIGKL; encoded by the coding sequence ATGTTTCCCCCATTGAAGAACGATTTGATTCTGAGAGCTGCGCGAGGTGAAGCTGTTGAGAGACCACCCGTGTGGCTTATGCGTCAGGCTGGCCGGTACCTACCGGAGTACCACGAGGTCAAAGGCAATCGCGATTTCTTCGAGACCTGCAGAGACCCCGAGATCGCGTCTGCCATCACCATCCAGCCGATCGACCACTTCGACGGCCTGATCGACGCCGCGATCATTTTCAGCGACATTCTTGTCATTCCCCAGGCAATGGGCATGGACGTTCAAATGGTGGATAAGGTGGGACCCCGTTTTACGGATCCGCTCAGGGTGCCAGAGGACCTCAACAGGTTGCACAAAAACACAGACGtcgccaaggagctgcaCTGGGCTTTTACCTCTATCACCACTACGAGAATCAAGCTCCAGGGGCGTGTCCCGCTGTTGGGTTTTTGCGGTGCCCCATGGACCTTGATGTGCTACATGATTGAGGGAGGAGgatcaaaaatatatcGTTTTGTCAAGGAGTGGCTTTTCAAGTACCCAGAGGCCTCTCACAAGTTGCTTCAAATGATCACAGATGTGGCAGTGGAGTTTCTTGCACTCCAGGTGAAGGCGGGAGCACAGATGTTGCAAGTTTTTGAGAGCTGGGGCGGAGAGCTGAGTCCGGCAGATTTCAGGGAGTTTTCGCTGCCATATCTACGCCAAATTTCGCAGAAGTTGCCGTTGAGGTTGAAGGAACTGGGAATTACTGAAAAGATTCCACTCACCGTCTTTGCCAAGGGCTCGTTCTACGCTTTAGATGAGCTGTGTGAGTCGGGCTACGACGTTGTCTCTCTTGATTGGCTGTACGAACCGGAAGAGGCTGTCAAGGTGGTTAATGGCAGGGTCGCCCTTCAGGGAAACCTGGATCCCTGCGTGATGTACGGATCGCGTGAGACCATCAGGCGCAAGACCGAGGAGATGATCAAAGgatttggaggaggaaaaaagAACTACATCATCAACTTTGGCCATGGAACACACCCATTCATGGACCCTGAGCAGATCAGGTTCTTCCTGGAGGAGTGTCATCGCATTGGCAAGTTGTAG
- a CDS encoding Protein SPT3 has product MDKAKYKYRLEIQQMMFVSGETNDPPESTTMVIETIVKDQVVELILQAQKTANARGQKSILPEDLIFLIRHDKAKVNRLRTYLSWKDVRKNAKDQESGDLGAGNDLLDNPAGGAAGAPNASGMDNKMLAKQKKSQIRLPWELEFMFNEQPLESNDDGHGNQIDEEEREAVLAQLKRLKQNDERTKNMTQKEYVHWSECRQASFTFRKAKRFREWCGMAQLTESRPNDDVIDILGFLTFEMVCSLTEKALEIKKNRREEFRQEKENKKRRYLFDEPSNDTKPIMPEYIYEAWRQLQTGPQEGRCLYNFRGGRLKEKIRLI; this is encoded by the coding sequence ATGGACAAAGCCAAATATAAGTACCGGCTGgagatccagcagatgaTGTTCGTCAGCGGCGAGACGAACGACCCTCCAGAAAGCACGACGATGGTGATTGAGACGATTGTTAAGGACCAGGTGGTGGAGCTGATATTGCAAGCACAAAAGACGGCCAACGCTAGAGGACAAAAGAGCATTTTGCCCGAAGATCTAATTTTCCTGATTAGACACGACAAGGCGAAGGTCAACCGGCTGCGGACGTATCTTTCGTGGAAAGATGTGCGGAAAAACGCCAAGGACCAAGAGTCTGGCGACCTAGGTGCCGGAAATGATCTGCTGGACAATCCTGCCGGAGGGGCTGCTGGAGCACCCAATGCAAGCGGCATGGATAACAAAATGCTTGCCAAACAGAAAAAGTCACAAATTCGTCTTCCCTGGGAGCTGGAGTTCATGTTTAACGAGCAGCCTCTGGAATCCAACGACGACGGACATGGCAACCAGAtcgacgaagaggagcGCGAAGCCGTTCTTGCGCAATTGAAACGGCTCAAGCAGAATGATGAGAGAACGAAGAACATGACGCAGAAAGAGTATGTGCATTGGTCGGAGTGCAGGCAGGCGAGCTTCACTTTTCGTAAAGCCAAACGATTTAGGGAATGGTGTGGGATGGCTCAACTCACCGAGAGTCGCCCCAATGACGATGTTATTGATATTCTTGGGTTTTTGACGTTCGAGATGGTATGTTCCTTGACCGAAAAGGCTCTGGAGATAAAGAAGAATCGGAGAGAAGAATTCAGgcaggagaaagagaataAGAAGCGCAGATACCTGTTCGACGAGCCAAGCAACGATACCAAACCTATTATGCCAGAATATATCTACGAGGCATGGAGACAGTTACAAACAGGACCCCAGGAGGGTCGGTGCCTATACAATTTCCGCGGTGGAAGattgaaggaaaaaattaGACTTatctaa
- a CDS encoding Protein MSS51, mitochondrial, with protein sequence MFVRVKISKTVQRGVANPVCSRQIGSFIRSVLCMDPPPSPDDPTPENRFHPWDQSPSPDLRMRAATIRAKAKCPVTNKDINYTCPYSGIPTHHSREAWEQDTDYHDSKRYEILKKVNIYEHDLRSGRQFPEFDFPSQQPQDTLVNFASWDTYLYTRRFYSMDTEFQLAVVTKMLSFPSTIASIVHQYSPYFLKPKGPVSVEGLKSLAALRYTLYPDTRVSSLKDRPIRIFLLNSKSESMLPGFVWKELTYLFPGISFELHFIGPESYYDREKKQYLVSERPIVKRVDDTICFYYHTHDFNVLHEAQDFFPYDPYLDVFFCFHPRMGSGVCTELWEKSIPGLLDSKCGVFVTGYHANDIQKDYDWLVQNYSDDMDILMDIVPNVFGSTKWELNDYNPHEVFQYNQQTFGFRGKRYHAINQD encoded by the coding sequence ATGTTTGTCCGcgtcaaaatcagcaagACCGTGCAAAGGGGTGTTGCAAACCCTGTTTGCAGTCGTCAGATCGGCTCCTTTATTCGCAGTGTGCTCTGCATGGACCCACCGCCTTCTCCTGATGATCCTacaccagaaaacagaTTCCATCCGTGGGACCAGTCGCCCTCGCCGGACTTAAGAATGCGGGCTGCCACCATCCGGGCAAAGGCCAAATGTCCCGTCACAAACAAAGATATCAATTACACCTGTCCATACTCGGGTATCCCCACGCATCACTCCAGAGAGGCGTGGGAGCAAGACACCGACTACCACGATTCCAAAAGGTACGAAATCTTGAAAAAAGTCAACATTTATGAGCACGACCTGAGATCCGGAAGACAGTTCCCGGAGTTTGATTTCCCGTCGCAGCAACCGCAAGACACCCTCGTCAACTTTGCTAGCTGGGATACGTACTTGTACACGAGACGCTTCTATTCCATGGACACAGAGTTCCAGCTGGCTGTCGTGACCAAGATGTTGAGCTTCCCGTCCACCATAGCGTCCATCGTGCATCAGTACTCCCCGTACTTCCTAAAGCCCAAGGGTCCTGTTTCCGTCGAAGGTCTCAAGAGTCTGGCCGCTTTGAGATACACTCTGTATCCAGACACAAGAGTTTCGTCGCTGAAGGACCGTCCTATACGGATTTTCCTGCTGAACTCGAAGTCCGAGTCCATGTTGCCCGGGTTCGTGTGGAAAGAGCTGACATATTTATTCCCCGGTATTTCTTTCGAGCTGCATTTCATTGGTCCAGAATCTTACTACGATAGGGAAAAGAAGCAGTATCTTGTTTCCGAGAGACCGATAGTCAAGCGAGTCGACGACACAATATGTTTCTACTACCACACACACGACTTCAACGTGCTACACGAGGCCCAGGACTTTTTCCCTTACGATCCATACCTCGACgtgtttttctgcttccATCCGAGAATGGGCTCAGGAGTTTGCACCGAGCTGTGGGAGAAGAGCATTCCGGGTCTTCTTGACTCCAAGTGCGGTGTGTTTGTGACAGGCTACCACGCCAACGACATACAGAAAGACTACGACtggctcgtccagaacTACTCCGACGACATGGACATTCTGATGGACATCGTTCCGAACGTGTTTGGATCCACGAAATGGGAGCTCAACGACTACAATCCGCATGAGGTGTTTCAATATAACCAGCAGACCTTCGGGTTCcgtggaaaaagatatCATGCCATCAACCAAGACTAA
- a CDS encoding putative metalloprotease — MSQEPGRITKFIQSTFGFRKTTLTALVIISYIATILVNLYFDKVSLTPPEPAPRILSTAWLDLQTISTHFHPYTSHANDDVHDYLLERISTICARKSYMEVDDDYDKLKFMVNQQDVFDPESLANRIIYFESGNILVKIEGKSPALPGILVSSHYDSVPTAYGATDDGMGVASMLGILEHYSSDETDQPERTIIFNFNNDEEFGLLGAEAFMKHKWAKLVKYFVNLEGTGAGGKAILFRSTDVGVLSYYSAASRPFANSLFQQGFQSGLIKSQTDYKVYAENGLRGVDIAFYKPRSLYHTLRDSITGTSLGSLWHMEINALNLVDALANENTQISDDTSQAVFFDILGKFFFYCSVNTLYVLDIFIVSIVPIITIICVLIVARRGTWYVEFGRGWLRYPISLLASYALTTFVSKYLYLNDPVLLSNDYISPLLALTSLNLLCNYLILNFLAWLRPVHDQKLVCLLELNMILWIGAIWMTMKEKQEHNVAGYSITIVHLLVSVSSIFGLIGLIVKRRAPRYRKTIKPRIYGSSEEEQHHSDNENSSPAETIPESNDSENQPLLPAENSSNNNNSTIVIIEHESEETYQQKLKHAALQSFSYDWSIQFLILVPLSIFLIYTNGELVLQALNQTVQESSYFGKVTMQILVGVAVSLGVPVTPFIHKLNVALVLFLTAVLLVCSTVSYFETPYSYTNPLKLRFLQSIDETSKVPLVNLFGRAGYIEPMLRDLPSLKDSGSAISCTINNDSGTERCQYEGPRPYLLDGTSADNEFAHYLSVQVVNNSNNGDVVDNYTPVEVDFLINVQDNRNCILRFNSSNYDSLKSPHSEKMVSPVKLVTLYVDGYQSVPLSSVPSGYSTDEAGNHRFKTMKGIDEIQLHKLNWTQPYYHVGLQWLRTAFDDDEDIDKSTQLGVSVSCYWGEYDEEVRVDDHKVRKVRALDELIQYSPRHVVYSNLERGLVEINAHVIL; from the coding sequence ATGTCTCAAGAACCTGGGAGAATCACCAAATTCATCCAGTCCACCTTTGGGTTTAGGAAAACTACCTTGACGGCATTGGTGATAATCTCGTACATTGCTACCATCCTTGTCAATCTATATTTCGATAAAGTCTCCCTCACTCCCCCAGAGCCTGCTCCACGGATACTGAGCACGGCGTGGTTGGACCTGCAAACTATCTCAACCCATTTCCATCCATACACATCCCACGCTAATGATGATGTCCATGACTATTTGCTGGAAAGAATCTCTACCATTTGCGCAAGGAAAAGCTATATGGAGGTTGATGACGACTATGACAAACTGAAATTCATGGTGAACCAGCAGGACGTCTTTGACCCAGAGTCACTTGCAAACAGAATTATCTACTTTGAAAGCGGCAACATTTTGGTGAAAATTGAGGGCAAAAGCCCCGCTTTGCCTGGTATTCTGGTAAGCTCCCATTACGACTCTGTGCCGACAGCCTATGGTGCCACCGACGACGGAATGGGCGTGGCATCCATGTTGGGCATCCTCGAACATTATTCTTCAGATGAGACTGACCAGCCTGAACGAACTATcattttcaatttcaacaacgacgaggagttcgGGCTGTTGGGAGCAGAAGCGTTCATGAAACATAAGTGGGCCAAACTCGTGAAATATTTCGTCAATTTGGAGGGAACAGGAGCGGGAGGAAAGGCAATCTTGTTTAGAAGCACCGATGTGGGAGTGCTCAGCTACTATTCTGCCGCAAGCAGACCATTTGCCAACTCTTTATTTCAACAGGGTTTCCAGAGCGGTCTCATCAAGTCCCAGACGGACTACAAAGTTTACGCTGAGAACGGTCTACGCGGTGTTGACATTGCCTTCTACAAGCCGAGATCCTTGTACCACACGTTGCGGGACTCCATTACTGGCACCTCTTTGGGATCGCTCTGGCACATGGAGATCAATGCCCTGAACCTCGTGGACGCTTTGGCAAACGAAAATACACAAATTAGTGATGATACTTCCCAAGCGGTGTTTTTTGACATTCTCGGcaagttcttcttctaCTGCTCTGTCAACACTCTCTATGTTCTGGACATTTTCATTGTGAGCATTGTGCCGATAATCACCATCATTTGTGTGCTCATTGTTGCCAGAAGAGGAACTTGGTACGTTGAGTTCGGTAGGGGCTGGCTGAGATACCCAATCAGTTTGCTAGCATCCTACGCATTGACTACATTCGTGTCGAAATACCTCTATCTGAATGACCCGGTCCTTCTTTCGAACGATTATATCTCTCCGTTATTGGCCTTAACATCTTTGAACCTACTGTGCAACtacttgattttgaacttCCTTGCTTGGCTGCGGCCTGTCCACGACCAGAAACTGGTCTGTTTGCTTGAGTTGAATATGATTTTGTGGATCGGGGCGATTTGGATGACAATGAAGGAAAAACAAGAGCACAATGTTGCAGGATACAGTATAACAATTGTGCACTTACtggtgtctgtgtcgtcgaTATTTGGCCTGATCGGGCTGATAGTTAAAAGGAGAGCTCCTCGCTACAGAAAAACAATAAAACCAAGAATTTATGGAtcgagcgaggaggagcagcaTCACTCTGATAATGAAAACAGCTCTCCAGCAGAGACAATTCCGGAATCCAACGACTCGGAGAATCAGCCTTTGCTGCCGGCAGAGAACTCATCCAATAACAACAACTCCACCATAGTGATCATAGAACACGAGTCAGAGGAAACgtaccagcagaaactCAAACACGCGGCACTGCAATCGTTCTCCTATGACTGGTCGATTCAGTTCCTTATTTTAGTGCCATTGTCGATCTTTCTGATCTACACAAATGGTGAATTGGTTTTACAAGCCCTGAATCAGACTGTGCAGGAATCCTCGTACTTCGGCAAGGTCACAATGCAAATTCTTGTTGGGGTGGCCGTCAGTCTCGGCGTTCCCGTGACCCCATTCATCCACAAGCTTAATGTCGCACTGGTACTATTCCTTACTGCCGTGTTGTTGGTGTGCTCTACGGTGTCATACTTTGAAACCCCTTACTCTTATACCAACCCATTGAAGCTACGCTTTTTGCAGAGTATTGACGAGACTTCGAAGGTGCCACTAGTCAATCTCTTTGGCCGCGCTGGCTACATTGAGCCGATGCTTCGGGATCTTCCTTCGCTGAAAGACAGTGGGAGCGCTATTAGCTGCACTATCAACAATGATTCAGGAACGGAGCGTTGTCAGTATGAGGGCCCTCGTCCCTACCTTCTGGATGGAACCAGTGCGGATAACGAGTTTGCGCATTATTTGAGTGTCCAAGTTGTTAATAATTCGAATAATGGCGACGTTGTGGACAACTACACGCCAGTGGAGGTGGATTTCCTCATCAACGTGCAAGacaacagaaactgcaTTTTACGGTTCAACTCGTCCAACTACGACTCGCTCAAGTCCCCTCATTCGGAAAAAATGGTTTCACCAGTCAAGTTGGTTACTCTGTATGTGGACGGATACCAATCTGTGCCGTTGTCTTCTGTTCCTTCTGGCTATTCGACCGATGAGGCCGGCAACCACCGCTTCAAGACAATGAAAGGTATTgacgagatccagctgcACAAACTCAACTGGACGCAGCCATACTACCACGTTGGTCTACAATGGCTGCGCACTGCCTTtgatgacgatgaggacATCGATAAGAGTACACAATTGGGTGTGTCTGTGTCATGCTACTGGGGagagtacgacgaggaagtCCGTGTCGACGACCACAAAGTCCGCAAGGTCAGggctctggacgagctgatccagTACTCGCCGCGCCATGTGGTCTACAGCAATCTGGAACGTGGATTGGTGGAGATTAATGCGCATGTAATTCTTTAG
- a CDS encoding IMPACT family member: MNSSWISSPVEIIQRDKFQGWCVSISSKNEIPLLISQLHEENPTIKKATHPAMFAWRTATTATKPPHIVNLDQGKNDNGEKGAGERLVSILNDFKLLNVLVLVVRWHNGPNLGSKRFRVISKCGTQALLRAGWLQPKPKLFRDVKTHLII, from the coding sequence ATGAATAGTTCCTGGATTTCGTCGCCGGTCGAAATTATCCAGAGAGACAAGTTCCAAGGTTGGTGTGTCTCGATATCGTCGAAAAATGAGATTCCATTGCTGATATCGCAACTGCACGAGGAAAACCCTACCATCAAGAAAGCTACCCATCCTGCCATGTTCGCCTGGAGAACCGCTACAACTGCAACCAAACCCCCACATATAGTAAATCTGGATCAGGGAAAGAATGACAACGGTGAGAAGGGGGCTGGAGAACGACTGGTGTCCATTCTTAACGACTTCAAGCTACTAaacgtgctggtgttggtgGTAAGATGGCATAATGGCCCCAATCTCGGCAGCAAACGATTCAGAGTGATCAGCAAGTGCGGCACACAAGCACTGCTACGGGCAGGGTGGCTACAACCTAAACCTAAATTGTTCAGGGACGTGAAAACGCATCTTATTATCTAA
- a CDS encoding N-terminal acetyltransferase yields the protein MSKTANYRPTASKEENQFREALKLYDSKQYKKSLKVIDGVLKKNPHHAESLALKGLALYYSDTDKASAESYISRALDKDSTNNVVNHIAGIYYRAVKNYKEAAKWYQAAMDHGSTNKSILRDLSSMQSQIRDFKNLPKSRLGYLEDQPGYRANWTASAVAHQLHGDLANAEKVLGRIEELISDKLQESDYFEHSECLLYRNDVIAQMGDYEAALKDLDRIEATNMVLDGLSLLEKRADYLMKLDRKKEASLVYRMLLKRNPDNAKYYYQLEDALGVRNSPRVRLALYEKLASFYPKSDPPHFIPLTFLAGDEFKQKAKNYVLGQLKRGVPSTFVNVKPLYKNNSHAATIYSIVSEFFETIQDQPLTYCWTAYFLAQHHYHVGSYSEALKMIELAINHTPTLVELYILKARIYKRMNELDQAALVMNEGLKLDLQDRFINTKTTKYYLRADNVHKAIDTISVFTKNDDSPNGLRDLHLMQSIWFIVESAESYLRKYRKALGEHNDTEAKTNLGLAFKRYISLTKIFEDFYDDQVDFHHYCMRKGTPRAYLTMINWADNLFDQPMYNRILDGLSETILEAIRHKELFTTEHVHKKLKKEEIRKREELVQYSQSVAEDDDVFGEKALKEIIRDEKLDILVKQQALLHQQDGIFTQIFNFRVNFQLKKYVLCLQSLNKLLALDKHNPFIGYMVDQLRNHLAESTPDTIKKIVSVGLMKNFGKADTAYLLETYFSANDLETGLVLARMNETVFQTRLSEIKEKLDPYSRGLVSIVQLSY from the coding sequence atgtCCAAGACTGCGAATTATCGCCCCACGGCCAGCAAGGAGGAAAACCAATTTCGCGAGGCCCTCAAGCTGTACGACTCTAAGCAGTACAAGAAGTCTTTGAAGGTGATTGATGGcgttctgaagaagaacccGCATCACGCGGAGAGTCTCGCTCTGAAAGGACTTGCCCTGTACTACTCGGATACGGACAAGGCATCTGCAGAATCGTACATCTCCAGGGCCTTGGACAAGGACAGTACAAACAACGTGGTGAACCACATTGCGGGTATTTACTACAGGGCGGTTAAAAACTATAAAGAGGCCGCTAAATGGTACCAGGCTGCGATGGACCACGGCTCCACAAACAAAAGCATTTTGCGTGATCTCAGCTCCATGCAGAGCCAGATACGAGACTTCAAGAATTTGCCGAAATCCAGACTTGGCTACCTCGAGGATCAGCCTGGCTACCGAGCTAACTGGACGGCGTCTGCCGTTGCACATCAGCTGCACGGCGATCTGGCAAATGCCGAAAAAGTGCTTGGCCGTATTGAAGAATTAATTAGCGACAAATTGCAGGAAAGCGATTACTTCGAGCACTCGGAGTGTCTGCTTTATAGAAACGACGTTATTGCCCAGATGGGTGACTACGAAGCCGCCTTGAAGGACTTGGACCGGATCGAAGCCACAAATATGGTCCTTGACGGTCTGTCGTTGTTAGAGAAAAGGGCGGACTACCTCATGAAATTAGATAGGAAAAAGGAGGCATCGTTGGTGTACCGGATGCTGCTCAAAAGAAACCCAGACAACGCCAAGTACTACTACCAGTTGGAGGATGCTCTGGGAGTGCGCAACTCTCCGCGTGTGAGGCTCGCGTTGTATGAGAAACTGGCCTCATTCTACCCGAAGTCCGACCCTCCTCATTTCATTCCGCTCACTTTCCTGGCAGgcgacgagttcaagcAAAAGGCCAAAAATTACGTGCTTGGCCAGCTGAAACGTGGTGTTCCCTCGACATTTGTTAACGTCAAGCCACTGTACAAAAATAATTCGCATGCTGCCACCATTTATTCCATTGTGtctgaattttttgaaacgATCCAAGACCAGCCATTGACCTACTGCTGGACAGCTTATTTCCTGGCTCAGCACCACTACCACGTTGGAAGCTACTCAGAGGCTCTAAAGATGATTGAGCTGGCGATCAATCACACTCCTACACTGGTCGAGTTGTACATCCTCAAGGCACGTATTTATAAAAGgatgaacgagctggaccaGGCGGCTCTCGTGATGAACGAAGGACTCAAACTAGACCTTCAGGATAGATTTATCAACACCAAGACCACCAAGTATTATTTGCGTGCCGATAACGTTCACAAAGCTATTGACACGATCTCCGTCTTCACGAAGAACGATGACAGTCCTAACGGCCTGAGAGACTTGCATTTGATGCAATCTATCTGGTTCATTGTGGAGAGTGCAGAAAGCTACCTGAGAAAATATAGAAAGGCTCTGGGTGAGCATAACGATACCGAGGCCAAGACGAACCTGGGTCTTGCCTTCAAAAGATACATAAGCTTGACCAAAATCTTCGAAGACTTTTACGACGACCAGGTCGACTTCCATCACTATTGCATGCGAAAGGGTACTCCAAGAGCGTATCTGACCATGATCAACTGGGCAGACAACTTGTTCGATCAGCCGATGTATAACCGTATTCTGGATGGCTTGAGCGAGACTATCCTGGAAGCAATACGCCACAAGGAGTTGTTCACGACCGAGCATGTGCacaagaagctcaaaaaagaggagATCAGGAAAAGAGAGGAGCTAGTGCAGTATTCTCAATCTGTTGCAGAGGATGATGACGTGTTTGGCGAAAAAGCGCTCAAGGAAATCATCCGggacgagaagctggataTTCTTGTGAAGCAGCAAGCACTATTGCACCAGCAGGACGGTATCTTCACACAGATTTTCAATTTCAGAGTCAACTtccagctgaaaaaatacgtCCTATGTCTGCAATCATTGAACAAACTCCTGGCACTGGATAAACACAATCCCTTCATTGGATACATGGTGGACCAGCTGCGCAACCACCTCGCAGAGTCGACACCCGACACgatcaaaaaaatcgtGTCTGTGGGTCTGATGAAGAATTTTGGTAAGGCCGATACCGCCTACCTACTGGAGACGTATTTTAGTGCCAATGACCTTGAAACGGGACTTGTTCTTGCCCGTATGAACGAGACTGTGTTCCAGACGCGGCTGTCTgaaatcaaggagaagTTGGATCCGTACTCGCGGGGTTTGGTCAGCATTGTCCAGCTCAGCTATTGA
- a CDS encoding Peroxiredoxin TSA1: MVAQIQKPAPTFKKTAVIDGVFEEVSLEQFKGKWVLLAFIPLAFTFVCPTEIIAYSEAAKKFADKDCQVLFASTDSEYSLLAWTNVARADGGLGKVNIPLLADTNHTLSRDYGVLIEEEGVALRGIFLIDPKGVLRQITINDLPVGRNVEESLRLLEAFQFTEIHGEVCPANWTAGSDTIKPEVNKAKDYFSKHG; encoded by the coding sequence ATGGTCGCTCAGATTCAAAAGCCAGCTCCAACCTTCAAGAAGACTGCCGTCATCGACGGTgtgtttgaggaagtcTCCCTTGAACAGTTCAAGGGTAAGTGGGTGTTGCTCGCATTCATCCCATTGGCTTTCACCTTCGTCTGCCCAACCGAGATCATCGCCTACTCCGAGGCAGCCAAGAAGTTTGCCGACAAGGACTGCCAAGTCCTGTTCGCTTCCACCGACTCTGAATACTCTCTGTTGGCTTGGACTAATGTTGCACGTGCCGACGGTGGATTGGGCAAGGTCAACATCCCATTGCTTGCTGATACCAACCACACTCTCTCCAGAGACTACGGTGTTTTGATTGAGGAGGAGGGTGTTGCTCTTAGAGGTATCTTCTTGATTGACCCTAAGGGTGTTTTGAGACAGATCACCATCAACGATTTGCCAGTTGGTAGAAACGTTGAGGAGTCCCTGAGACTGTTGGAAGCCTTCCAATTCACTGAGATCCACGGTGAGGTCTGCCCAGCCAACTGGACTGCTGGTTCTGACACCATCAAGCCAGAGGTTaacaaggccaaggactACTTCTCTAAGCACGGTTAG